TAATCTATAGTCAAAATATCAGGTCGGTGGCATAAAACTTCCGAATCAAATCACTTCTCACCTTGCTCAGAATTTTCGCCACCGATGATAGTTATTATAATATTAATAACTGAAAAGGGAAATCTTTCTTTTAGTTTTTTGAGCAGCAAATATGGATATGAACTAAAAGTATTAACAGTAGGTGTGAGAGAATGCCCCCGACGGTACGCTATGACCATGGAAAACTATATTTATTGTACGGTTTTCCGGCCATTGTTTATTCAATTCTTTTATGATGCTTGATAAATAAATCCTCTTATTTGCTATACTCATAACATTCTTCCTCTCCCAAAAATCATTTGCTAAATACGGGCAAGTATAACTAAATTTAAGATGCCTTTACCAAAAAATTACATACCTATTTATTAAAATAATATATACTAACTGTTGTGAAAATTGGCTCTCTTTTCCATGACACCACAGCATTATAAAGGATATCGAAAAATCTATTGATATAATATTCCTTATACCAGTAATTTATTAGATATCACAATGAATTAAATTAAACTTGGATTCGGCAAGTAAATATACCGAATCTCATAGGTACTGACCTTGCTCAATATATTTAGTGCAAATTATTTTGCAAATAAAATAGGGATTCTCCCACTGTTTTCTGATAAAATAGTTTTGACAAATACCTAAATTCAGAAAGAAAGGAAAATCCCTTACATGATTTTATCACAAAACAGAAAAAACAAAAATAGTAAGTTTTTAAAATTAAATATTCCTGCAACCTTTGATAATAAGACAGTTTCCGATAATGTTGCTTTTACATATATTGAGGCATTCAAAACACTGATAGGTATTAAATCATTGATAAAAGATACAATTACCTAATATCACCCGACAATACCTGATTGTTCGAAATTCTCGATAATATGTCTTTGTATTATAAAGTATACAACAAGAAGCGGTATCAAGTATAATAACGCTGCAGCCTGTTTAACAGCATCATATGCTAACATTCCGGCTCCTGGTACATCATACCATGTCCTTATCGCATATAAGATGTTACTGCTGTTTGCAGGAATAAACGTTTTCGATAGTGTATTGCTCAAATATGGTCCGTTGGGATTAAAATAGCCTGTATAATATGTATCTCCATAATTCCATACAAAGCCTAATATGCCAACAGTCATTATAGCAGGTACGGCATTCGGTAATGCTACTTTTAAAAATGTTTTATAAAAACCACACCCATCTATAAGAGCTGCTTCTTCCAACTCATTTGGCAGTCCTTTGAAAAACTGGCGGAAAATAAATATAAACAGGTTCTGCTTAACTCCAAAACCTAGTAATGCTATAATATACAACGTGTATGGCTTATTTATTATATCAATAGTACTGCCATTTATTAATGTAACTAAACCGAAAACATCAAAATGTTTAAAACTCAGATACTGCGATATTAGAAGCGACTGGGGAGGCACTACAAATGTAAGTATTACTAGAAAAAATATAAAATTTCTACCCCAAAATTTTACCCGCCCAAGGGCATACCCTGCCATAGCACTTATGAAGATTTGTATTATACTGATAGTTATGGCATATCCTAAAGATTCCAGCATTGTTATTCCATTTCCAAATGCCAGCCTTATAGCTGCTTTAAAACTGACAAGTGAAAATTTTATCGGTATCCATATCACATCAGGATTCCCGAGATCCTCTACATTATTAAATACTACTGGCAGTAATTTTAACAAAGGATACAATATGGCAAAACATAGACCTATTACTAAAGAATAAAATATAATCCTGTATAGAATTTTTTTAACCATCGCAATTACCCTGTAACCGCCTAATGTACTACCGATCTTTCTCCTATTATCAGGCATGATTAAACTTCACCACCTTATTAAGTATAAACATCATTATAAGTAGATCGAACAGAACATTAATCAAATATACTAATGATAGTGCAGAACCTACTCCAATGTTATTTTTATTAAATGCAAAATTATATATTTCAGTCGTAATAGGCGATCTTAAAAACATATCAACAAAAGTATAAACCAAAGCAAAGAGAAAAATATTTGACAACAAAGGCAGCGTGATTTTCCAGAACACTTCATAAGTAGTGGCCCCCTCTATTTTCGCCACTTCGTATAGCGACTGATTTATTGATTGCAGTCCTGCGAGGAATATAAGCGTTTGTACCCCTGTCTGAGATATAAGGCTAAAAACATTGCTGGCTAAACTGAAAATAAATGTTGTAACAGGCTTGGGAAGAAAAGTATAACTATGCAAAAAAGTCATTAATAACCCGTTATCAAGCTTATTGCTTACTGCCATATCAATTACATCATTACCGGTAGTTGCCGTAATCAGATTTATAACAACATCCAGTCCTAATATTATCGGTAAGAAAAATATTACTCTTGCGATTCCTCTTCCCTTAAATTTGGAATTAACAAGTATTGCACAAAACAGACTAAAGACTACTATAACAGGTGTATTAATAAATATTTTCGCATTTTCATCCAAAAACACTCTTAAAAATTGCCTCTTACTGGTTGATACTTCAACACTAAAAAGATTCAAGAAATTTTTCATACCGGCAAATTTAAGCTCCATACCTCCTGTCTCCCCTACACTTACATTATTAAAAGAATAAATTATAGTATTTATCAAAGGTACGATAAAAAATAATATAAAACCAATTATCCATGGCAACATGAATATAATGCCATTTATTTTTCTTATGTTCTGATATGAGATATGTTTATTCTTTACCATTGTAGTCTGCATTTCACCACCCCCATTATTGCCTTGCAGTAATCATATAGCCTAAGGCATCTATATGATATTCCTTCGTCGTTACCGGGAACTTATTGTAATTTACGATTACAGATTTACCGGATGCATATGTTGTTTCAAAAACATCTTTCTCCAGCATTTTATGATCAGTTATTTCTCTAGAACCTATCTTCTCAAATCCTTGTGAATACTCATTGTACAGAGACTTTATTTTATCTTTAAGCATAGAATATTGCATGGAGAAGTAATCGCTGTATTCAGAGTTTTTAAGTATATCTACATTTTGTGAGCATATCGTAAACTTAGGAATACTTCCAAGTTCAAATGCCTGCAACAAAAAGTAATTGCTTCTATCTGGGGACATATTTACATCAAGAGTCGTATAATCTGTAAGTCCATTCATAACAAGCTGTCTAAACGGAATTGAGCAGTACATGGTGCCATAGTTACTGCTCTCTCTGGATATATTTGTTGAGTACCTTGCATAACCTATTCTATTAATATTAGGATTGTCAAGAGCAATAGTTTTATTCTGTACCAATTTTTTAAGATTTTCGTCAACTATTGATGCAGCCTCGATTGGATTCACTATATCACGGCGATTATAGTTTGCATAATATGTAGAACCCATATCCTCTATAAAAATATTTTTATATTCTTTCGAATTCTTTATAAAATTATCTACAGTATCGCTTAAATATAACGGGTTCAAAAGATATTGCGTGCTTGTTTGAAAATTATACATGCCTGTAGCGTAATTATACTTCTTAAATTCAATTGGTTTTGCGTCATATCCATATAATGCATATGTTTTAGGTTTGAACCCCCCTCCCGTATCTATAATCCTCATCAAACTTGCATCAAAAAACAATTCATTTTTTCCATTATTAAAATATTCTATTAAATTACTTAAATCATTTTTATTCCCATTCTTAGCTATGGTGGCAACTTTGTTGAATACAGAATTGTTCATTCCGCCATTGAAAGCACCCTTATAATTAACTATGACACTGCTTATATCCTTTAAATCCTTAATTATATTTATAAGCTCATTGTACGTCGTCATCGAAACAAGTTTTTTATATGGAATACCTAGGAATCTGTTTTCAAGTGTCACTGTTCCAATTACATCCATAAAAATCTTCGGCGATGCACTATAGGATACCTTTAAATTATTATTTTCTATAAGATAGTTCCTGTATTCCTCAGCCATATCAAAATATGTCACATTTCCAGTAAATAATTTGTACCTTACAGTATAATCAACATCAATAAGTCCTGTAGATGCAAGATAGCGTGCATCATTATCACTATATGGGCCAAAAATTTTCACGCGTGAATACTGCATAGAATCGAAGGTGCTGCAGACTTTATTGTATATCGTACCTCCCTCTGAATTATCTTTAGTTCCAAGCTGTACTTTAATATATCCAAGCTCAGCCCCTTTTTCAATTATTCCCATATAGCCCTTGCTTTTTCCCTTACTGTTTTCATAGTACATCCCAAATACAGGCATGTTTAAATCTTCTGGAAATTCTGGCATGTCATAAAGTGTACTATAATAATTGTTATTATAGACAGGTCTTTCATAAACCGGATATCTTTTATTAAAAGTATTAAGTTTAAATAAAGCGCCTGAGCCATCCGGTACTAATATATATCCATTATTTACTTCATCTGCCGATGCATCTCCAAAGGAAGGCAGTACCTGGATATTTTGCATCGTATAGTAACCATTTCCGCTTTTAATTTCATAGGTCGGTATTCTTACTACCAAATCGCCTTTTTCTAAAGTAGCTTCCATAGTTACAATAAACCTTGCTGGTTTTGCAATAGCTACTTGAATTCCAAATTGTGAACTATCAGCAACTAGCATATCGGTTGTATATCCAACTGCTTTCGACAATTCAATAAGCTGTTTTACTAGGGTTAAAGGTGGCAATCCTGAAAATCTCATATAATAACAGTTGTTCTCTCTATCTTCTTGATACGTCATTTCCAATGCATCCTTATATTTCTGCGCTTTTACCATACTTAATTTACCCTTACTAACTTCTTGGTCCAATTTATCAATAAATTCTGTTTGATAATTTTTTATTGATATCTTGGATGGCATATATTCATTCAAACGATATGACTCAGTCTCAAAAAAGTCGAATATAATTTGCACTCCATTTTTAATTTTATTTATTGTATATCTGTTATTTTGAATACTGTATTTGTATGCATCCCATTCATATGAAGTGCTGTCCTTACCCATATATTTTATAATAATTGGAGATTTATCATCATCTTGGCTCTTCTCATTATTATAAATACTATTCCATTCCATACCTGTTTTTGTATCAACTATTCTAAAGTTCAATGTTTTAGTATCAATATATAATTGTCTACCTTCACTATCACTTACAAGAGCAGTTCCTGAATTTTTTTGTATCTGGCCTATAACCGATGACAACCCGACCTTTTTGTATTCAGGCAGCGGCTGCTTTTTAATATTCAGATTTGTAAACAATAAATAGATACAACAAAATGCAATAATTATTAGAATAGTGACAATTAATCTCTTTGTATTGATCTTTTTCAATGTTTTGTTTATTTTGGTTACTGCCATATCTATACCTCTTACCATCTTTTCACCACCTTTTTATCAATTCATTGAATGCTGTCGCAAAAAATCCGAATAACCTACCCATTAACGTAATGTACAGCATACATAGAAAAACTATAATTATAGCTGAAATAAATGAAGCAAGCAATGTAAGTATATTAGTCGATGCAGAATATTCATGAATAACACACAGTCCACAAAATACGAGAAAGCAAAACCATATAGTTCCGATAGCAGTAAAAGAATACAATAATGAGGCTTCCTCTTTAATAATAACATTACTGAAAATTATTCCTATGATATCAAATATAATTTTAGGGACAAGAGAATAGCAAATAACTATATAAATATCACTCATTGACCCGCTTCCATCAAAAAGCGTCGTTATACTCCAATTGCTTATCAAAAACAATAGTAATGGGAACAAAGTTGTAAAAAATACCTTTATACTGTTCATATGCTGCAAAGGATTATCATTAAAAATGAATCCGGTGTATTGATAATCTAGTATACCTATTATACCAAACAATACCAATACAACCGTAGCTATTATATAATTCTTTTTCCCACGGAATTTAACCTCATAAAATCCATCAAATGGATGCAAAAGAACATAAAACATATATTTTGTATCTTCCATAATATTGCTCATATACAAACCATACCCTTTCTCATGTATCATTATATAGAGCTGTTTATATTCCATATAATATTTGCCGACATTTTCTACCCATTTTTTTTATTATATTTATATTCCGAATAAAACAGGGTAAAAGTTATTAATAAAAATAAAGCCGCAAACCAGCCTATATATTTCTGAATAGCCAGGCTTCTGTAACCATTATATGCTTTTGAATAATAGCTCTTGCTGTTGCCAAGTTTTAAATAATACATTGCCTTTTCATACTGATCCTGCATCAGATAATTTCTTCCAACTCCGGTATAACCTACATCGTAATTAGCATTCAATTTTACAGTTTCATCAAAGAGTTTCCCTGCATTATTCCAGTTGCCCTTGTAATATTGTTCTGCAGCATTCAAAACTGTCTCACCAAATTCCGTTGGTTCATAAAGATAACAAACGCCTAAGTCTTTGTCAGATATAAGTAATTTTTTGCCAAGCCATGCAATACCTGTTGGATTCTTTACATTCCCTTTCAAATCTCCGGATGAACCAAATATATTCAGCAGATCGCCCTCAAAATCGTAAATAAAAACTCTCCCTTTAGTTTTATCAAGAAGTGCATATACTCCAAAATCGGAAACTGCTATATCAACAAACTTGGATTTCTGTGCAATCTGATTGCTATTACTTGAGTCATTACTGGATTCAATATTTTGAACCAAATCTCCAGTCACCGGCAAATATCCATTTTCCATAAGAACATTTTCCCCTTTTGAATCAAAGCGAAATACCATATTCTGTGCCGATGCATCATATGTAGTAGCATAAATAAGCCCATCCTGGTCAATAGTCAGGTTGTTGAATGACGGGGCGAATACTTTCTTCATTTTTTCTTTCTGTTTTCTTGTAGCTATGGATTCCCATAGTTGATCTATCATATTTACCTTAGGTTTGTTTAATCCAAAATATCTGGAAAACGTGCCATCATTATTTAATTGTATTATGCCTTCGTAACTTCCCTGCACAACAATACTTATTACCCCATCTTTCCCGACTACAAGCTTTGATGGCTTAAATTGTGTAACACCAACCATATTGTCGGGTTTCTCTATTATACGACTGAAACTATATGTTTTCCCATCTAGCACTACAATTCTTTCAGCCGCTGTATCTGCAATATATAATAATCCTGTATTATCATCCATGAATACACCTTCCGGATTTGTAAGCATCAACTGCTCATTGGTTTGAGGATTGACTACAATTCTTCCATTTGCATCCCTTATCAACTTAATGGATACAAGAAAATTAAAATTAGTATCAAATACATTAACGCGGCTTTCCATTGTATCTACCAGAAATATTCTGTCTTTGCTTACAAACACATCGTCGACTTCCGAAAACTTTATATCTTTCATAACGCTGCCATCTATAACATTAACAAATTCAAAGGCCGGAAGGCTTTTATTGGCCTCTCCCCAGTAATTATAGATATAATTGTGTTCAAATGTATTGGCAGCATATACTTTTGTACATGGAAGCATCAGAAAAATCAAGCAAATTATAATAACCGAATATTTAAATTTCATAGCTTGTACATCTTCCTCTCTTCTAGAAAAATATAAAATACACTTATTCTTTAATTCCAGATGTCGCCATTGTTTGAATTACATTGCTCTGGAAAATAACAAATACAACTACCGGTACAATAAGCATTATTAGGGTTACTGCTGAAGCAACTCCTATTCTGGCAATACCTGAATTAACTATTTGTGATAATGCATAGCTTACGGGTTTCAATTTTTCAGTATATAAAAATGAACCTCCCGTCGTACCCCACAAAGTCTGGAAAGATAATATTACCAGTGTTATCCAAGCTGATTTTGAAAGAGGCATCATTATCTTCCAGAATATCGTAAATTCACTTGCTCCATCTATCTTTGCAGCTTCAAGAAGCGAGTCAGGTACTTGTACCATAAAATTCTTCATTAGGAATAATCCCAACGTAGATCCTATAGCTGGAAGAATAACGGACAAATAAGTATCAACCATTCCTAACCTTGACATTATTATGTAATTAGGCAAAGCAGTAACAGTACCATTAAACATAAGTGAATAGACAATCAAGTTAGACATAAATTTCGAACCTGGAAATTTATATTTTGCAAGAGGGAAAGCAGCCATAGAACTTATTATTACAGTTCCAATAGTTCCTAGCACGGTTATAAGTATAGTATTAAAAATATACCTTGATATGGGTATCCACGAATTTCCCACAATAATTGATAAATCAGCAAAATTAGACAAAGTAGGCTTTTGCACAAACAATCTTGGCGGGAATAAAAATATTTCATTAAGCGGTTTAAAAGCATTACTTATGGCAAATATCAAAGGCCAAACACTAAATAATCCAAATATACCAAGAAAAATGGTTAACAATATATCAACAGCTAAGCTTCTGTTTCTGCGGGAAAATTTTCTGGAAGCATAGGATTTCTTTATTTTGCTTAAAATATTAACCAAGTTAAGCACCTACCCTTCTTAACGCCTTCTGTACAATAATATTAGTAAATATCATTATAAAAAATAATATTGTAGCTATTGCCGATGCATATCCCATCTCATATCTTATAGTTCCATAATCATATAAATGAGTCAAAATAGTCTGACCGGAATATTCTACCGAAGGGTAGCCTGCAAGTTCAATTGATATTTGAGATACAGATAAAGAACTCGTTATCTGCATAACTGCTCCAAATAAAAGCTGGGGTTTCATGTTTGGCAAAGTTATATACCAGAGTTCCTGCCAGCGATTCTTTATCCCATCTATTTCTCCTGCTTCATACTGTGTTTTGTCTACATTCTGCAAACCTGCAATAAATGATAGAAAACTTACTCCAAGGCTCAACCACAATTGAACTATTATAAGTATAGGTAAAACATACTCTTTTTTATTAAAAAATAAAATAGGTTCATTCACTATTCCTAGCTTCAACAGCCATGAGTTTGCATATCCATACATATCAGAAGAAAAAATCAATTTCCATATAAGATAAGCATTGCCTGATATAGATGGTGCATAGAAGACTAGCGTCATAATTGCACGAACTTTTGGAGGCAGCTCATTTATTAACCATGAAAATACAAAACACATAAGATAGCTAATCGGTCCGGTTATTAATGCAAATAGTATAGTATTTTTTACTGCGATTAAGAATACATCATCATTTATTAAAAGGTTAATATAATTACTAAGTCCTACAAATACCGGTGCCTCAAGCATGTTAAAAGAGGTAAAACTTATTACAATAGAAGTTATTACAGGTATAACAGTAAACACAATAAATATAATAGAGAATGGCAGTATCAGCAGATATTTCTCTTTATGATATTTCCATATTTCCTTTAATGACATTGACATTTTATAATTATTTTTTGTTGTTTTCTTTTTAATCATCAACATACTACCAGCACCTCTTTCAATCCATTCAAATACATACGTTGAATATCCTAATTTTCATCTTTATAGGACAGATGAAATTCTTTCCGCATTCTTGTAAGCTCCTTATTCACCTGTTTGGTATTTAGATATAGCGCTTCTCTCGGATTTTCACTTGCGCCTCCATTTGTTGTCGCAACTGAACGAAATGCATAATCGGCAGCTCTCATTGTCATATATCCGCCTGGTACTTCAGGCATTCCTACTGTATTTTTAAATTGTTCTTCCAGTTGCTTAGAATACTTTAAGGGCCATGGAAGCTGTTTCATTACATCTATATTGGCTGTCGGATATCTCGCAGCAGCGCCCATAACGGACTCAAGTGAGTTTGCATATCTTGTCTGAGTATTGGTATCAATCCACCAATTCATAAATTTCCATGATTTGTCCTTATCTTTTGCAGATTTTAGCAAAATACAATCGACAGTCTGAGATACTGCTGTATTATTTATTGTCCCATCCGCCTTATTTAATCCTGGCAAAGTAACCATTGACCACATTCCTTTTATTTCCGGTGCAAAAACTTCAAGTTGGTTATATGTAGTATAAGGTGCAATACCTATAGGAATTTCACCCGTCCTGAATCTGTTTGAAAAATCGGCGGATACAGGCAGCTTGTAACTTGTATAAAATTTTGTCAGCTCATTGAATGCCACCATGGCATTATCATCTGTCAATCCGCTCTCTATTCCATAATCACCGCCTGTACCTTTATATAAGTCTCCACCATACTGATATATTAATGAAGAATAAAATTCCACGCCCGGCAAGTAAAAATCATAGTTGTTTGTATGCAAGACAGATATATCATATTTGACTTCATCCCATGTTTTTGGTGGTTTTAATCCCAGCTGGTTCATGATATCTTCACGATAAAACATCATCATGAATGTCTGTTGCTCCGGTAAACCATAAATACCATTTTTGAAGGTCACAGTTCTTATCGCACTATCAAAAAACATTCTTCTTATATCGTCAAAACCATCAAGTTTTGAAAGATCAATAAGTGCATTTCGCATTGCAAAATTAATTACTGTCGCTTGTGGAATATTTAATGCCACATCAGGCCCATTACCTGCTAATGTCGCCGGAAGAATTACATCTGCAGGGATAAGTTGAAGATTCACTGCTATACCGGTTTTTGGCGTGAAGTCCTGGTCGATTAAGTTTTTTATTATCTGAGCCTGGTCACGTCCGGCAGATGTCCATACTTTTACAGCATTTTTAGTCGATATATCTGATATTTTCGTTTCATCTATAAAAAATGTAGAGAGAAATCTTATTGTATTATAATAGAAACGAACAAATATATTAGGTTCAGCTCTGACAAGTTTTGCATTCGGCGCAGATAATGTAAAGCTGTCAAGTTCGAGAGGCATTTTTGATATAGACGTAATCCATGTGCCCAATCCCGCAATATTGCTTTCAAAAGTATTTATCTCATTTACTACATTCTCTGGCTTTGAAGATAGCTCCTCTGCCTGCAATTGCATTTTTTCAATAATGGCAGTATTCTCGCCTTTATCTCCTGTAATACGTATCAATTCATCAACAACATTTTTCAGGCGGGTGCTCTCAGTTTTGAATGTTTCAGCAAATCCTGGAATTTTTTTTGTTATTTCATAATCTATGTTTTTATCGGGTACAACACCTGTTATCTGAGTAGTTTTACGATAAATATCATTCAAAATAGAAACACTTTTTTCCACCTGTGAAAGTGGCAAAGCTAAATCTCCAAGAACCACCTCAAGTGAAATAGTGTTCTTTCCTTTTTTAAAGTGAAATAGAAAATCTTCTTGTCCCTTTCCCATGATATAATTAGCAAAACCCGTATTAAAATCAAATCCTATTGCTAATGCCTCGCTAAATGGTACTTCACCATTAATCCTTAGCCGTCTGTACGAAGTTACGCCTCTGTTAATATTTTGTTTGCCTCTAAAGGAAATTCTATATAAACCTTCCTCTGGTACATTGATTTCCCATTCAATAGTATCTCCTGGCATACTCCAGCTAGTACCACCAATAGTATTCAATCTAATCTTATATGGACTGTATGGTACAGTATTAGAACTGCTGTAATCGGTTGAAAGAATAATATCAGGAGAGGATTTTTTAATATCTAAAGTATTCTTATCTATCCTTTCAGCCTGATATAAGATATTAGTCCCATTATACACATTATATTTTTGCTTCCATTCCTTTAATACATCTACATAAGGTTTTATCTCTGGAGCTGTTTTAAGAGTTATATCAGCAATCTTAAGCGGTTCTTTAACTGATTCAAAAGTTAATGTATGCAAACCTTTGCTAAAATAAAATTTATAAGGTTCAAAATCTCTTCTTTGAGAATCATTTATATAGATAGTTGTCAGCTCAGG
This DNA window, taken from Clostridiales bacterium, encodes the following:
- a CDS encoding carbohydrate ABC transporter permease; amino-acid sequence: MPDNRRKIGSTLGGYRVIAMVKKILYRIIFYSLVIGLCFAILYPLLKLLPVVFNNVEDLGNPDVIWIPIKFSLVSFKAAIRLAFGNGITMLESLGYAITISIIQIFISAMAGYALGRVKFWGRNFIFFLVILTFVVPPQSLLISQYLSFKHFDVFGLVTLINGSTIDIINKPYTLYIIALLGFGVKQNLFIFIFRQFFKGLPNELEEAALIDGCGFYKTFLKVALPNAVPAIMTVGILGFVWNYGDTYYTGYFNPNGPYLSNTLSKTFIPANSSNILYAIRTWYDVPGAGMLAYDAVKQAAALLYLIPLLVVYFIIQRHIIENFEQSGIVG
- a CDS encoding sugar ABC transporter permease, with translation MQTTMVKNKHISYQNIRKINGIIFMLPWIIGFILFFIVPLINTIIYSFNNVSVGETGGMELKFAGMKNFLNLFSVEVSTSKRQFLRVFLDENAKIFINTPVIVVFSLFCAILVNSKFKGRGIARVIFFLPIILGLDVVINLITATTGNDVIDMAVSNKLDNGLLMTFLHSYTFLPKPVTTFIFSLASNVFSLISQTGVQTLIFLAGLQSINQSLYEVAKIEGATTYEVFWKITLPLLSNIFLFALVYTFVDMFLRSPITTEIYNFAFNKNNIGVGSALSLVYLINVLFDLLIMMFILNKVVKFNHA
- a CDS encoding DUF5696 domain-containing protein, with protein sequence MSSVIGQIQKNSGTALVSDSEGRQLYIDTKTLNFRIVDTKTGMEWNSIYNNEKSQDDDKSPIIIKYMGKDSTSYEWDAYKYSIQNNRYTINKIKNGVQIIFDFFETESYRLNEYMPSKISIKNYQTEFIDKLDQEVSKGKLSMVKAQKYKDALEMTYQEDRENNCYYMRFSGLPPLTLVKQLIELSKAVGYTTDMLVADSSQFGIQVAIAKPARFIVTMEATLEKGDLVVRIPTYEIKSGNGYYTMQNIQVLPSFGDASADEVNNGYILVPDGSGALFKLNTFNKRYPVYERPVYNNNYYSTLYDMPEFPEDLNMPVFGMYYENSKGKSKGYMGIIEKGAELGYIKVQLGTKDNSEGGTIYNKVCSTFDSMQYSRVKIFGPYSDNDARYLASTGLIDVDYTVRYKLFTGNVTYFDMAEEYRNYLIENNNLKVSYSASPKIFMDVIGTVTLENRFLGIPYKKLVSMTTYNELINIIKDLKDISSVIVNYKGAFNGGMNNSVFNKVATIAKNGNKNDLSNLIEYFNNGKNELFFDASLMRIIDTGGGFKPKTYALYGYDAKPIEFKKYNYATGMYNFQTSTQYLLNPLYLSDTVDNFIKNSKEYKNIFIEDMGSTYYANYNRRDIVNPIEAASIVDENLKKLVQNKTIALDNPNINRIGYARYSTNISRESSNYGTMYCSIPFRQLVMNGLTDYTTLDVNMSPDRSNYFLLQAFELGSIPKFTICSQNVDILKNSEYSDYFSMQYSMLKDKIKSLYNEYSQGFEKIGSREITDHKMLEKDVFETTYASGKSVIVNYNKFPVTTKEYHIDALGYMITARQ
- a CDS encoding YIP1 family protein codes for the protein MEDTKYMFYVLLHPFDGFYEVKFRGKKNYIIATVVLVLFGIIGILDYQYTGFIFNDNPLQHMNSIKVFFTTLFPLLLFLISNWSITTLFDGSGSMSDIYIVICYSLVPKIIFDIIGIIFSNVIIKEEASLLYSFTAIGTIWFCFLVFCGLCVIHEYSASTNILTLLASFISAIIIVFLCMLYITLMGRLFGFFATAFNELIKRW
- a CDS encoding carbohydrate ABC transporter permease, with amino-acid sequence MVNILSKIKKSYASRKFSRRNRSLAVDILLTIFLGIFGLFSVWPLIFAISNAFKPLNEIFLFPPRLFVQKPTLSNFADLSIIVGNSWIPISRYIFNTILITVLGTIGTVIISSMAAFPLAKYKFPGSKFMSNLIVYSLMFNGTVTALPNYIIMSRLGMVDTYLSVILPAIGSTLGLFLMKNFMVQVPDSLLEAAKIDGASEFTIFWKIMMPLSKSAWITLVILSFQTLWGTTGGSFLYTEKLKPVSYALSQIVNSGIARIGVASAVTLIMLIVPVVVFVIFQSNVIQTMATSGIKE
- a CDS encoding sugar ABC transporter permease, whose protein sequence is MLMIKKKTTKNNYKMSMSLKEIWKYHKEKYLLILPFSIIFIVFTVIPVITSIVISFTSFNMLEAPVFVGLSNYINLLINDDVFLIAVKNTILFALITGPISYLMCFVFSWLINELPPKVRAIMTLVFYAPSISGNAYLIWKLIFSSDMYGYANSWLLKLGIVNEPILFFNKKEYVLPILIIVQLWLSLGVSFLSFIAGLQNVDKTQYEAGEIDGIKNRWQELWYITLPNMKPQLLFGAVMQITSSLSVSQISIELAGYPSVEYSGQTILTHLYDYGTIRYEMGYASAIATILFFIMIFTNIIVQKALRRVGA
- a CDS encoding extracellular solute-binding protein, which translates into the protein MKRVLFSSIIMIFILFLFNTDCKAIDTAKSADKQVYYDESYIKYLDSQNYSGKTASDEIKVDISSYKTTDGMKASTGNDGVFTDDNGKIEWSFQVKEDGFYNIVVAYIPVKGTNSQIERKMYIDDKIFFDGMNQIIFNRVWDNSDGKQIAKKNGNEILPVAIEKPELTTIYINDSQRRDFEPYKFYFSKGLHTLTFESVKEPLKIADITLKTAPEIKPYVDVLKEWKQKYNVYNGTNILYQAERIDKNTLDIKKSSPDIILSTDYSSSNTVPYSPYKIRLNTIGGTSWSMPGDTIEWEINVPEEGLYRISFRGKQNINRGVTSYRRLRINGEVPFSEALAIGFDFNTGFANYIMGKGQEDFLFHFKKGKNTISLEVVLGDLALPLSQVEKSVSILNDIYRKTTQITGVVPDKNIDYEITKKIPGFAETFKTESTRLKNVVDELIRITGDKGENTAIIEKMQLQAEELSSKPENVVNEINTFESNIAGLGTWITSISKMPLELDSFTLSAPNAKLVRAEPNIFVRFYYNTIRFLSTFFIDETKISDISTKNAVKVWTSAGRDQAQIIKNLIDQDFTPKTGIAVNLQLIPADVILPATLAGNGPDVALNIPQATVINFAMRNALIDLSKLDGFDDIRRMFFDSAIRTVTFKNGIYGLPEQQTFMMMFYREDIMNQLGLKPPKTWDEVKYDISVLHTNNYDFYLPGVEFYSSLIYQYGGDLYKGTGGDYGIESGLTDDNAMVAFNELTKFYTSYKLPVSADFSNRFRTGEIPIGIAPYTTYNQLEVFAPEIKGMWSMVTLPGLNKADGTINNTAVSQTVDCILLKSAKDKDKSWKFMNWWIDTNTQTRYANSLESVMGAAARYPTANIDVMKQLPWPLKYSKQLEEQFKNTVGMPEVPGGYMTMRAADYAFRSVATTNGGASENPREALYLNTKQVNKELTRMRKEFHLSYKDEN